CAGGGCCTGCTTGAACACGGGCAGGAACGCGGCCGTGTTCTCCGACAGGGCGAAGGCGCAGTACGGCACGACGCGGGTGGCATCGTCGATGAACGCGATCAGGTAGGTCTTGCGGCGGCTTGCGCCGACGCTCACCGTCGGGCCGTGCATGACGTCGCTCATCCACAGCTGACCGGGCTGCGCGTATGCGAAGCGCCGGCGATCCTGGTCGGTGGGTTGCTCGGCGCCCTTGTGCATCAGGCCGGCACGGCTGAGCAGGCGGTGCACGGTGGTCCTGGGCACGTCCTGCTCGGGTCCGATCGCGCCTTGCTTGCGCAGGGTGTCGATGAGCAGCGGGATCGACAGCCCGGGCTGCTCGTCCTTGAGGCTGAGCAGCGCGTCGGCCACGGCCTGGGGCAGCGCACGGGATTGGCCGCGGTCGGATCGCGGCTTGGGCACCAGCGCGTCGAAGCCGCCGCGCCGGTACGACTGCAACCAGTCGCGCAAGGTCTCGGTCGCCACCCGGGTGCGCGTGGTTCCCGGGATGACGTAGGACTGTTCGGCCTTGCGGGCGAGCAGCGCGTACAGGCCCGGCATGGCGGGCGGACGGTGGATGAGGTCGGCGATCAGGCCGTAGCGAAACAGCGCCACGGCCCGGCCGGGATCGGGCTCGGACATCGGATCGGCTCCTTGAGCAAGATGGGAGCCGCGACACTACGGCGCCTGAGCCGGCGGATCAGCCCCCATGTGTTGTTGGTCGAGCCGTTTGCGTCCACCGGCACGAGCAGCCGGTGGCGCAAACCCGACGAACCGGGGCAACTCGTGCAGGTACTCGGCGGCAAGGGCGCGGCCGTGCACCAGCACGCAGGCGCACCCCAAATGCGCCCGCAACGGCTCGACTCGCGGCAGACAGCCCCGCAGCCGCTCGGGCCACAGCGTGATCCAGCATTGGAATGCCATGCGCGCCGGCCGCAGCCGTCGCCTCAGCCAGCGCAGCGCGCTGGGTAGGCTGATGTCGTCGGGCCGCAGCAGCGCCGCGGCCTGCGCAAGGCTTGGGGATCGCTCGACGGCGGCCACGACCCGCTCGATGTCGGCCAGCGCGCCCGGAAACCTCGCCGCCAGGCAATCGGGCAGCAAGGCGAACGTGCAGTGTCCCTGCGGGCAGTACCAGCGGGCGATCCGTGTCCCGACAGGGGTGACGCGTGCATAGGTGCCGTTTCGGTGCAGTCCGCAGCCGCCCTTCGGGTGCAGCGGACACCTCTCGAGACTTGCCTGCCGCCACCCCTGTCGGGTAACGTACTCCTCGCTGGTCAGCCCCGACGCGAATCGAAGCAGCACCAGCACCGGCCCGGCGGGGCCGTGTACCCCGCCGGGCCACCCCATTCCATGTGATCGCGCAAGCCTACCGCCGATCGCCGTCACGGTCCAAAACGTCCGTTGCCAAATGGCAACCGCGGCACAGCGATCAACATCAATCAGGAGAAGCGGGGGGCCTGCCGCCCCCCGCTCCCCCCGCCGCTCGAGAAATACCCTTCAGAAACCCCTCACCCCCGCCAGCGACCCGCTCTCAACCACCGCAGTCCACCGCTCACCGGGGACGCAATCCGGCATCCAGAGAATCGCGGATTGCGAATTAACGCGGGAGACAACAGGTGGGTACCCGAGCCAGGGACACGAGATGCTGTTCGACGCGCACACGCGCAGCTTCGCGGCGCTGGGCGGCGTTCCTCGCCGCGGCATTTACGACAACATGCGTACGGCTGTGGACAAGGTCAAGAAGGGCAAGGAGCAGGTCGTCAATGCGCGCTTCTCGAACCTGTGCGCGCACTACTCGGTGCCGTGTGAGTTTGCCGGGCAGGTGGTCAGCACGAGGCCGTATCCGACGACGGTGAAGATCGTTGCGCAGACGCGGTGGCGGCCGAGCACCGGCGGCTCAGCGACGAGAGGCCCTCGCCAGCGGCGCCGGAAATTGCTTAAGCCGGGGTGCTTGTGCAGCTTTTGCGGAACAAAATATAAACAAAAAACTTTAAAAGTCGCGTGTAAGTCATTGATGTTATGGCTTCACGACCTGGACTCGAACCAGGGACCTGCGGACGAACAGTTCGCAGGCAGAACGAGCATCCATGCGGGTTTCGGCAGGTTTTCTTTCCAAAGCCATCCCCATTTTTCAGGGAAATCGCCGCTCTGAACGCCGTGGAGTTTCGGAAAGGAATTTTCAGAAATTGCGCGTCCCGGTATGCCCCATCGCTCGGCGAGATCTGTCGTGCTATCCCCTGGGCGTCAGCGCGCCGGACGCGGATGCGTCGGCTACATCACACGTGCGCGTGGTTTTCCGGCTCCACGGAAAGACGCATGCCAACCGTCTTGAGGAGGGCGACCAAGGTTTTGAGAGTTGGGTTGCCCTTGGGCGAGAGTGCGCGATAGAGCGATTCCCGGCTGATGCCGGCTTCCGCTGCAACCGCGCCAAGACCGCCTTTGGCTTCCGCCACAGTCCTCAGCGCGAGCAGCCCTGCAGCCCGATCGTTGGGATCGTCGAGGGATTCCATCGCCGCTTTCAGATACTCCACCGCCAGTTCCGGGTCGGCCCGCAGTTCGGCGACTTCCGCCTCGTGGTGCGATACCGCGCCTTTGAGTTTGCTCATGATTGCCTCCGCTTCCATTCCGACCACAGTTCCTTCGCGCGCTTGATGTCTGCCGCTTGGCTGCTCTTGTTGCCGCCGCACAGCAGAAGTACGACCGCCTTGCCGTGCCGGCCGCAGTACACCCGATATCCGGCGCCAACGTGCACGCGCAATTCAATCACCCCGTCTCCGACCGGCTCACAGTCGCCAAGGTTGCCCGCCTGTACCTGCCGTAACCGAACGCGAATACGCGCTTGGGCAACCTTGTCGCGCACGGCATTGAGCCATTCGGTGAACGGCTCAATGCCGTCGTCCCGCTGGTAGCGGAGCACTTCGATCATGAACGACATTGTAGCTTAAAAGCTACATGGTGGGTAGGCGCAGGCCGCCGGACTTCACATCGAAGTGCATGTGCTGGAGGAGGTCGCCTGACCGTCTCGCCGCAGGAGAGGAAATCCGACATCCGGAGCACGCCCAGTTCAGCGTGGCGGAGATGCTCGAACTGGAACGCGAGCATCTGATGCCGATGCCGGCGGCGTTTGACGGGTATGTGGAGGAATCCGCGCGGGTGAGCAGTACGTGCCTAGTGTCGCTGGCGAAGAACCGCTACTCGGTGCCGTGTGAGTTTGCCGGGCAGGTGGTCAGCACGAGGCCGTATCCGACGACGGTGAAGATCGTTGCGCAGACGCAGTGGCGGCCGAGCACCGGCGGCTCAGCGACGAGAGGCCCTCGCCAGCGGCCCCGGAAATTGGTTAAACCGGGTCAAACCGGGGTGCTTCCGCGACTTTTGCGGAACAAAATATTAACAAAAACCTTTAAAAGTTGCGTATAAGTCATTGATGTTATGGCAACGCAACCTGGACTCGAACCAGGGACCTGCGGACGAACAGTTTGCAGGCGGAACGAGCATCCATGCGGGTTTCGGGAGGTTTTCTTTCCAAAACCATCCCCATTTTTCAGAGAAATGGCCACTCTGGGCGTCGCGGAGTTTTGGAAAGGAATTTTCAGAAGTTCAAGGCGTTGGAGTCAGCTTCCTCCCGCGTTTTTCGTAAATTCCACGTAATGCGATCGCATTGAAATCGGCAATGTAATTGCATTACCATTCGGGTGTTTTTCTGCTGAACGGAGAATCCCATGCCAACCGCGATCGAAGTGGAATCCACGCTGACCGACCGTTACCAGACTACGGTTCCGGAAGCCGTACGCCGTGCTCTACGGCTTGGCAAGCGCGACAAGATTCATTACGCGGTCCGGGCCAATGGCGAGGTCGTGCTGACGCGCGTCGAATCTGCTGAGGGGGATGACCCGGTCCTGGGTCGGTTCCTGGATTTCCTGGCGCGCGATATTGCCAGCCATCCGGAGTTGCTGAAAGCTGTTGATGCCGGCTTGATGCGTCGTCTCCAGTCGTTGACCGAGGGTGTCGCCATTGATCTCGATGCCCCGCTGCCGGAAGAAGGGGAATGACTGCGGGCGAGTCCGTGCCCTTGGTCATCCACGGCTGGACGGTTTTCGCGCATCCTCTGTTTCTCGGACAGCTCGAATCCTTGGCGCACCAGGTCGAGGGCTTCAAGGAAAAGGATCCCGTCGGATATGGGAAGAAGAACGCCACCAAACGACTGGCGGCGATCACGAAGTTGGCGTTCGACGCGATTCCTCGGGATCCGGCGCGGGCGGAGTATCGGCAGGGCGCCACCCTTGGCGACAACCACAAGCATTGGTTCCGAGCCAAGTTTTTTCAGCAATACCGATTGTTTTTCCGCTATCACGCATCAAGCAAGGTGATCGTGTACGCGTGGATCAACGACGAGAACACCAAACGGGCATACGAGAGCGACGACGATGCCTACCGGGTTTTCCGCAGGATGCTGGAAAGCGGTCATCCGCCGGACAACTGGGATCAGTTGCTGGCCGAGGCAAAGGCTGAGGGTCAGCGCTTGCAGCGATTCGCCGACCGCTCGACGTGATGAAGCGATTCAGCGACAAAAAGTGGGCGGCAGCGGAGCGGACTCCCACGGGATGGCGGTGACGACCCCAAGCCGACGCCCACCGCAATCGCCAAGCGGGCATCCAACGCGCACAGCGGACTTTCGAGGTAAACCAACCGTCCACGAAAGGCTCACCCACGTCGGTCACTGAAGCGTCCCCGCGAGACGGGGTGGAGTTGATCCTTTCCCCGTCGTGGGGGGGGGCGACTCCACTTCAAGCAACCCATATAGGCGGCCACGATTCGGGACGTGACCGGCAAATCGTGCCGCGCAACGGGAGGACTGGTCGTTCGCCAATGCTATCGCGACCCTGGTGCGGGCAGACAGTTCGTCTCACTCAATCGAGCCTGACGTTGGGAATCGTAGTTCTCGATCAACAAAAGTGTAGAGCGCAGGCCCCGCGCTGTAGGTGGGCCTATCCTTTAGTTTCGTTAGCAACTCAACGAGAGGCCCTTCGGCGTTGGGCAGCAGTGCTGAGATCATTCTGTGCATGTTACTGGCCCTCTTACTGGTGAACTCACCCTCTGCATGATAGATCCCGCCAATGGTACGGCCGAGTTCTATGAAGGATGCTACGTCAAGGTCTTCGACAAGCGAAGACAAGTACTTCGCTCGTTCTTCGGTCGCCTTCGCAAGTTGCTTGATCTGCCGCCACTTTTCCTTCTTATTTAAGGAAGAATCGGAACCAAAGACGAGTTTTTCGACCGACTCGCTCCATCTCCGAATGTCAGTCGCATCGTCGTCCGAGAGGACTCGGGAATTAACCTTCAGCATCCGCACGAGGGTACGAAGTTGCTCTGGATCCTCCTGAGCCAACCAACCAGCTTCCCCGAACAGGAGTTCGATGAAGTGCCAAAAGAAACCGCCGTAGTAGCCGAGCACCAACCCCGCCAACCGATTGGCGCCAGGACTACCATTCGTAGCGCCGCCACCGATCACAAGGTTTGGGTAATGGCTAGCCAACACCCTCGCATCAAGGGCAAGGCCGGAGAAAATGTCCTCCCAGTACAGAAGTCCTATCGCGAACTCTCCTTTGTTGACACGTGCCTCTGACAGGAGGCGAACTTTCTTTTGAAGCGTTGCGTCTATCTCTGCAGTGGTCGCGATGTACAGCGCCAGAAGTTTCCCTTCGTAACCCTCTGCGTTCCTGACCTCGGCTTCGATCTTCTTGAACGTGATCCGCTTGACCGTGTTCTTGCACTGGATGCCTACCGGCCGGCCCAATTGGTCGGACCCATAGATGTCGACCCCGTGTTGTGCTTGGCCTTGGCGCCCATTCCGCTGCAGCATAGGGCTATCCCATTTCAGCTGCATTGCGTCCCGCGTGATCAATTCGAATTCTTGCCAGTCAGACGGTGCCGGTAGCCGCATTCCATAGATAGTTGGCACGTGCCATCTCCCCCGATTTCCGTTCTCAACCAGGCTGTAAAGACCCCGTTATCCCACACAATTCCAAGCGCCATTGCGGGTCAGAAGCCGCCTCGGCCACTCAAACTAGATCGGAGAAGCTGCCGAACGGCATCAAGTAGCGGTTCGCTTCGAGGATTGCTTTGAACCCATCGGCCTCGGCAACAGAGATGCGGCCCTGGCGGATCGCTTCGAGCAAGATCGACTCCGTTCGGAGGATGCGATCCTCTCCGATCAATTCGATCGCGCGGCGACGGAAGCGCTTCTTTTCGTCTGATGCGATGAAGCAACCCATAGTCGTCGCGAGTGCAAGACACGCCGCTTCGCCAACTCCCATAACGCCGCGCAGTTCAGCGAACAAAGCAAGGGACTCCATCGTATCGACGACGACTCGATAAAGATAGCCCGA
This genomic window from Burkholderiales bacterium GJ-E10 contains:
- a CDS encoding conserved hypothethical protein — encoded protein: MTAGESVPLVIHGWTVFAHPLFLGQLESLAHQVEGFKEKDPVGYGKKNATKRLAAITKLAFDAIPRDPARAEYRQGATLGDNHKHWFRAKFFQQYRLFFRYHASSKVIVYAWINDENTKRAYESDDDAYRVFRRMLESGHPPDNWDQLLAEAKAEGQRLQRFADRST
- a CDS encoding regulator PrlF; this encodes MPTAIEVESTLTDRYQTTVPEAVRRALRLGKRDKIHYAVRANGEVVLTRVESAEGDDPVLGRFLDFLARDIASHPELLKAVDAGLMRRLQSLTEGVAIDLDAPLPEEGE
- a CDS encoding addiction module antidote protein, translating into MEAEAIMSKLKGAVSHHEAEVAELRADPELAVEYLKAAMESLDDPNDRAAGLLALRTVAEAKGGLGAVAAEAGISRESLYRALSPKGNPTLKTLVALLKTVGMRLSVEPENHAHV
- a CDS encoding addiction module killer protein, with product MSFMIEVLRYQRDDGIEPFTEWLNAVRDKVAQARIRVRLRQVQAGNLGDCEPVGDGVIELRVHVGAGYRVYCGRHGKAVVLLLCGGNKSSQAADIKRAKELWSEWKRRQS